A region of Rhizorhabdus wittichii RW1 DNA encodes the following proteins:
- a CDS encoding short-chain dehydrogenase/reductase SDR (PFAM: short-chain dehydrogenase/reductase SDR), protein MARLAGKVAIISGAAQGMGAATARLFAAEGAKVVIGDVLDEKGRAVAAELGADVALYQHLDVREEEQWAAIVKAAVDRFGKLDILVNNAAVTHFGASEELRKEDAERVLGINLIGTMMGVKHAVPALKANGRGVIVNISSVDGLRGCNGLVAYTASKWAVRGITKSYAYEFGPLGIRVVSIHPGGVNTEMGNPGHESVETVNARSFGRVPLQRIGEPEEIARATLFVCSDEASYISGAEIAVDGGWTAGHYEPALPGCPDHLRG, encoded by the coding sequence ATGGCAAGACTCGCAGGCAAGGTAGCGATCATCAGCGGCGCGGCACAGGGCATGGGCGCGGCGACCGCACGCCTGTTCGCGGCCGAAGGGGCGAAGGTCGTCATCGGCGACGTGCTCGACGAGAAGGGCCGCGCGGTCGCGGCCGAGCTCGGCGCCGACGTCGCGCTCTACCAGCATCTCGACGTGCGCGAGGAGGAGCAGTGGGCGGCGATCGTCAAGGCCGCCGTCGATCGGTTCGGCAAGCTCGACATCCTCGTCAACAACGCCGCCGTCACCCATTTCGGCGCGTCGGAGGAGCTGCGCAAGGAGGATGCGGAGCGCGTGCTCGGCATCAACCTGATCGGCACGATGATGGGCGTGAAGCATGCGGTGCCCGCGCTCAAGGCCAATGGCAGGGGGGTGATCGTCAACATCTCCTCGGTCGACGGCTTGCGCGGCTGCAACGGCCTGGTCGCCTATACCGCCAGCAAATGGGCGGTGCGCGGCATCACCAAATCCTATGCCTATGAATTCGGCCCGCTCGGCATCCGCGTCGTCTCGATCCATCCGGGCGGCGTCAACACCGAGATGGGCAATCCGGGGCACGAGTCGGTCGAGACCGTCAATGCCCGCTCGTTCGGCCGGGTGCCGCTGCAGCGGATCGGCGAGCCCGAGGAGATCGCCCGCGCGACCCTGTTCGTGTGCAGCGACGAGGCGAGCTACATCTCGGGCGCCGAGATCGCCGTCGACGGCGGCTGGACCGCGGGCCATTACGAGCCGGCGCTGCCCGGCTGCCCCGACCATCTGAGGGGCTGA
- a CDS encoding short-chain dehydrogenase/reductase SDR (PFAM: short-chain dehydrogenase/reductase SDR; KR) translates to MVLGATGGLGAASARALARDGSDLALCFRSKRDAAEALAEELRGHGRTVTLHPVDATDPATIDAARDAAIAAHGRVHALVWAAGPLVDQLHLSETPLEKWKRAIAVEVNGFFAAAQSLIPHFRAEGGGAFVHLGSAGDLYWPPRDGLSVAPKAANESLVRGIAKEEGRHGIRANSVLVGVIDAGMFHELLAQGQFDDAWVKEVQAQLPLKRWGTAEEIGHAVSFLASKRAGYTTGQQLAVAGGYGV, encoded by the coding sequence ATGGTGCTGGGCGCCACGGGCGGACTCGGCGCCGCGTCGGCGCGCGCGCTCGCCCGCGACGGCAGCGATCTCGCGCTCTGCTTCCGCAGCAAGCGCGACGCCGCCGAGGCGCTGGCCGAGGAACTGCGCGGCCATGGCCGGACGGTGACGCTCCATCCGGTCGACGCCACCGATCCCGCGACGATCGACGCCGCGCGCGACGCCGCGATCGCCGCGCATGGCCGGGTCCATGCGCTGGTCTGGGCGGCGGGCCCGCTGGTCGACCAGCTCCACCTGTCCGAGACGCCGCTGGAGAAGTGGAAGCGCGCGATCGCGGTGGAGGTGAACGGCTTCTTCGCCGCGGCCCAGTCGCTGATCCCGCATTTCCGCGCCGAGGGCGGCGGCGCCTTCGTCCATCTCGGATCGGCGGGCGACCTCTACTGGCCGCCGCGCGACGGCCTGTCGGTGGCGCCCAAGGCCGCCAACGAGTCGCTGGTGCGCGGCATCGCCAAGGAGGAGGGCCGCCACGGCATCCGCGCCAACAGCGTGCTGGTCGGCGTGATCGACGCGGGCATGTTCCACGAGCTGCTGGCGCAGGGCCAGTTCGACGACGCATGGGTCAAGGAGGTGCAGGCGCAGCTGCCGCTCAAGCGCTGGGGCACGGCGGAGGAGATCGGCCACGCCGTCTCGTTCCTCGCCTCGAA
- a CDS encoding short-chain dehydrogenase/reductase SDR (PFAM: short-chain dehydrogenase/reductase SDR; KR), producing the protein MAALDGRTAIVTGAGQGVGRGIALALAAAGARVAVVGRTLDKVEGVAAEIGAAARAFRCDVKDAASIDALVAAVAGAFGGIDILVNNAQEVPLGPLAEVSDEAFAAGFESGPLASFRLMKACHPHLKASGQGVIVNLATSAAVRWDMSGYGAYAAVKEATRILTRAAAAEWGVDGIRALTIAPHADSPGLKAWIEGRPEEAEAFFRTIPLRRIGRCEEDIGRAVAALCGPEFGYFTGATVPLDGGQANFD; encoded by the coding sequence GTGGCGGCGCTCGACGGCAGGACCGCGATCGTCACCGGCGCGGGGCAAGGCGTCGGGCGCGGCATCGCCCTGGCGCTGGCGGCGGCCGGCGCGCGGGTCGCGGTGGTCGGTCGCACCCTCGACAAGGTGGAAGGCGTCGCGGCCGAGATCGGCGCCGCCGCCCGCGCCTTCCGCTGCGACGTCAAGGACGCCGCGTCGATCGACGCGCTGGTCGCGGCGGTGGCGGGCGCGTTCGGCGGCATCGACATCCTCGTCAACAATGCGCAGGAGGTGCCGCTCGGCCCGCTCGCCGAGGTCAGCGACGAAGCCTTCGCCGCCGGCTTCGAGTCGGGCCCGCTCGCCAGCTTCCGGCTGATGAAGGCGTGCCACCCGCATCTGAAGGCGTCGGGCCAGGGCGTGATCGTCAACCTCGCCACCTCGGCCGCGGTCCGCTGGGACATGAGCGGCTATGGCGCCTATGCCGCGGTGAAGGAGGCGACCCGCATCCTCACCCGGGCGGCGGCGGCCGAATGGGGCGTCGACGGGATACGGGCGCTGACGATCGCGCCGCATGCCGATTCGCCGGGGCTCAAGGCCTGGATCGAGGGCCGGCCCGAGGAGGCGGAGGCCTTCTTCCGCACCATCCCGTTGCGCCGCATCGGCCGGTGCGAGGAGGATATCGGCCGGGCGGTGGCGGCGCTGTGCGGCCCCGAATTCGGCTATTTCACCGGCGCCACCGTCCCGCTCGACGGCGGGCAGGCCAATTTCGACTGA
- a CDS encoding NADH:flavin oxidoreductase/NADH oxidase (PFAM: NADH:flavin oxidoreductase/NADH oxidase), which translates to MSIAFTPVTVGPVTLPNRFIRSGANEMMTLRSIPTRSLLEFHRRLAAGGVGMTTLAYIAVSPDGRTFAGQGVLDAASVPHYRAIADAVHAEGALISAQITHGGSFVQHKELSTPRAMSSSGGIDKMGVLMGRFFQRRMTRADMDMVRDEFVAAARLAVEAGFDAVELHMGHGYLLNQFISPLSNKRRDAYGGNAGKRVRFPAEVLAAVKRAVGDRIAVLAKINLYDGAKGGATVEDGIVTARALEAAGADMLVLSGGRNIESSYVMFSSPLPYDDLAKMQGGWLAKLQFKLLKMATPKTVRFSELYFLDAARRVRAAVGCRLGYLGGVLSLPAAEQALNEGFDAVVMARALVHDPALVAKWRADPAHRSACNACNRCVAAMYGGAGTYCTETGNAIDIRLNGLHAGEEWTDAA; encoded by the coding sequence ATGAGCATCGCCTTCACCCCCGTGACGGTCGGCCCCGTCACCCTGCCCAACCGCTTCATCCGCTCGGGCGCGAACGAGATGATGACGCTGCGCTCGATCCCGACCCGGTCGCTGCTCGAATTCCACCGCCGGCTGGCGGCGGGGGGCGTCGGCATGACCACGCTCGCCTATATCGCGGTGTCGCCCGACGGGCGGACCTTCGCCGGGCAGGGCGTGCTCGACGCCGCGAGCGTGCCGCATTATCGCGCGATCGCCGACGCGGTGCATGCGGAGGGCGCGCTGATCTCCGCGCAGATCACCCATGGCGGCAGCTTCGTCCAGCACAAGGAGCTGTCGACCCCGCGCGCCATGTCCTCGTCGGGCGGCATCGACAAGATGGGCGTGCTGATGGGCCGCTTCTTCCAGCGACGGATGACCCGCGCCGACATGGACATGGTCCGCGACGAGTTCGTCGCCGCGGCGCGGCTGGCGGTCGAGGCCGGGTTCGACGCGGTCGAACTGCACATGGGCCACGGCTATCTGCTCAACCAGTTCATCTCGCCGCTCTCGAACAAGCGGCGCGACGCCTATGGCGGCAATGCCGGGAAGCGGGTGCGCTTCCCGGCCGAGGTGCTGGCGGCGGTCAAGCGCGCGGTCGGCGACCGGATCGCGGTGCTCGCCAAGATCAACCTCTATGACGGCGCCAAGGGCGGCGCCACGGTCGAGGACGGCATCGTCACCGCCCGCGCGCTGGAGGCGGCCGGGGCCGACATGCTGGTGCTGTCGGGCGGGCGCAACATCGAATCGAGCTACGTCATGTTCTCGAGCCCGCTGCCCTATGACGACCTCGCGAAGATGCAGGGCGGCTGGCTCGCCAAGCTTCAGTTCAAGCTGCTCAAGATGGCGACGCCGAAGACGGTCCGCTTCTCCGAGCTCTATTTCCTCGATGCCGCGCGGCGGGTGCGCGCGGCGGTCGGGTGCCGGCTCGGCTATCTCGGCGGGGTGCTGTCGCTGCCGGCGGCCGAGCAGGCGCTGAACGAGGGCTTCGACGCGGTCGTCATGGCGCGCGCGCTGGTCCATGATCCGGCGCTGGTCGCGAAGTGGCGCGCCGACCCTGCCCATCGCTCGGCCTGCAACGCCTGCAACCGCTGCGTCGCGGCGATGTACGGCGGCGCGGGCACCTATTGCACCGAGACGGGCAACGCCATCGATATCAGGCTCAACGGCCTCCATGCAGGAGAGGAATGGACGGATGCTGCTTAA